From the genome of Glycine max cultivar Williams 82 chromosome 2, Glycine_max_v4.0, whole genome shotgun sequence, one region includes:
- the LOC100809655 gene encoding kinesin-like protein KIN-12D has protein sequence MLRDFKLPRRNPSKHEEPENVDPYDSSTTVQRHAESSRPPLNTIQGPDAHCESKIEKTPSKRGRGGAELRTPDKHGGGSMIVKHRFGWNHKHDGGVSSFGDDRRASGVGNVTPRVPRTVGRASSSVTAYSESNSTQSTPTKSVTKPPPGSSVRSKADGGGFSARLGNYAALYKGVPSSACSTPTVVNTVEVPHFDLKEDSSFWINHNVQVIIRVRPLNSMERCTQGYNRCLKQEGSQSITWIGQPENRFNFDHVACETIDQEMIFRLAGLPMVENCLSGYNSCMFAYGQTGSGKTYTMLGDIEDLDVMPSPHRGMTPRIFEFLFARIQAEEESRRDESLKYNCKCSFLEIYNEQITDLLDPSSTNLLLREDVKKGVYVENLSEFEVQSVSDIIRLLIQGSANRKVAATNMNRESSRSHSVFTCVIESTWEKDSTTNYRFARLNLVDLAGSERQKTSGAEGERLKEAANINKSLSTLGHVIMILVDVANGKQRHIPYRDSRLTFLLQDSLGGNSKTMIIANVSPSICCAAETLNTLKFAQRAKLIQNNAVVNEDSTGDVIALQHQIRLLKEELSILKRRQNVSRSLSFSLSSIRDIKQSLELEDCCLENATDMVDQHEDNMPDYESKGIRMSHKQLHSLETTLAGALRREQMAEISIKQLEAEIEQLNRLVVRQREEDTRSCKMMLRFREDKIHRLESQLAGSIPTDTFLQEENKALSDEIQILQSRLDRNPEVTRFAVENIRLLDQLRRYQEFYEEGEREILLTEVSSLRDQLLQYHGRNSMQGNSNHDIQPQKAQCCNKENNLVDLELRNTLDELQECRRNLNYCLEENAKLNREVDSLHSMLSSTNSTKVSTKGPFIEAQAVPRMGVKHETHLSQHTDDILNLQLELDIINVILKEERSFRGILEEQKICLNKDFMMAKDKLEQTSKQLEDAKDELGEAKSVIEALELQQILSIKEIEEMRNKNSHFMELMGKQEHEIMTLKNQLASKEFRDNLLSNNPEFENKSPLQVKLRRMHDSLEKAKQLNMSYQSDHAFQISNEEERDEIRRQAEAETVEVIVCMQEELAQLQHQVNDSHLKETEMEESMLHLETELKELQKKMLTTIDDNRSLKEELGQKDIELTSLAEEWELLTSEIEEVLLDGCEAIVDASEELGNIRNSFPQKRIWISEQVGMIVRKISENELLIDELRRCLEDASNKRSDMECMLKSLRSAALVITESHQKECAENEKEILLLTSQLSEKTSTVAQLKEHLVMAEDHIRKASNCSTVAFVVVNRLSEVNLGYLDDLKHKDILLSELAETNNRKDVLLSDQSTSFVQAERQITELQERCNDLWQKLSEEQEHSRALEQKLEDIEKNAISKTREQLVTLQDGVSSIRSCMASFADHPGSLDNRNSLDACTSDYDDIGEQRHTSSETHQNSDSDPLSVEEHIVDLTDLQLVKSGYDTKDLKSRKVGKNVLERDATIRLLRKEIECALESLKEVQYEMARLHEEKKEMSVSEKKSRQSIECLTNQILFLQEAMYHFEEKSKVKIDVLSHKLRGLEKPLKEASSHWYQRKETLELEVGEAKIIQAQKAQEASCILAKFEEAQDTMREADIMINGLVIANESMKIDIERLKDREMTLLNEKGTLVSNIESLQTVVDLKHQEIENLVESSLVETRDLIVTLDDVIKDVQLTMAENFKSLACDLECLKSQCLYSTKLIQPWLEKIWSEIVFKDCAMSVLHLCHMGILLETVTGMHAENGLLSHGLCESNSVISDLKEHNYRTKQELDMCRILKGKLLADIKNSFDRINKKEVEAGEITIKLNNFAKSISDLQLQEEMMLQRSNEMGSQLAKLMRELDVSNTDIVTSLLDQEKLLKQKVVAIECEAEFFMADWYAKDFESLIHASELKNMSCNIANMEEHFVKYSILIEQLKKETIFSQVETEFAKQILMDKEVEVSLLEREVQQGKVERKDLVTELNRNVLRITEMGEVNKVLEQNIEFLKDVTCSNHALKGELVEANKAKKRLLDRILDLEADYDKVIGDVIGKDVASEFSFQQVYFLEHQNTELKKVNYMLENSSCRLKNELNLKDSDLTRMQNLLEVELSRKDDVVKGLLYDLSLLQESASNNKDQKDEVEKIVATMEALEVELAVKSGELADVVANCQLLEAQLQDKSDIIRALELDLSKEREALVLQVSENQELRTHIEGALTARKLADNELTERMKITESLEDEILEMNSVFSQMNDSFKNLSSDLDDVTNERDQLQGQVICLKNRLEKAEAQAEANEAIVQEAQKVAESRKIYAEDREEEVKLLARSVEELESTVNVLENQVDILKGEAERQRLQREDLELELHALKDQMQNVRNVDGDMRRFLDEKEKSLNEALNHIQVLKRELAGKDAEIRQIKAHISELNLHAEAQAMEYKQKFKALEAMAEQVKPEGLSSHSTSANSHNALSNKSEKNATKSRGSSSPFKCIGLGLAQQVKYEKVEELSAARLRIEELEAQAACRQREIFALNAKLASAESMTHDVIRDLLGVKLDMTSYASLIDDEQAEKITEKVKFLTLESQDKEVIKLKKQLNEFIEERQGWLQEMDRKQSELVAVQIALENLRQRDQLLKTENEMLKIENASKKNKVVELEEEIKKLSGQQNLQQRIHHHAKIKEENNKLKIQNEELSAKLRKSDIFHSRVKEDLARLRASTGAKKSINLDEEQRLMIKLKEIEEEKVQLAQQLLRLSTNVLKVAGIARPTSDVNPSMAEEALQDLKNRITTLEMEQEDLKFKNKIIKEKIRLSELMPQASPLNPRSEENRLTPPRVSLAPFLSSFDR, from the exons ATGCTGAGGGATTTCAAGCTCCCGCGCCGAAACCCTAGCAAGCACGAAGAACCTGAGAATGTAGATCCTTATGATTCATCCACCACAGTTCAGAGGCACGCGGAAAGTTCTAGACCTCCGTTGAACACAATTCAAGGGCCCGATGCGCATTGTGAAAGCAAGATTGAGAAGACTCCTTCGaagagaggaagaggaggagctGAGCTTCGCACGCCGGATAAGCACGGCGGAGGGAGCATGATTGTGAAGCACCGGTTTGGTTGGAATCACAAGCACGACGGAGGAGTTTCGTCGTTCGGTGATGATAGGAGAGCATCTGGTGTTGGGAATGTGACTCCTCGCGTGCCTCGCACTGTGGGGAGAGCTTCTTCGAGTGTTACTGCCTATTCTGAGAGCAACTCCACGCAGAGCACTCCGACTAAGAGTGTGACAAAGCCACCTCCTGGCTCGAGCGTTCGGAGCAAGGCGGATGGAGGAGGCTTCAGTGCTCGCTTGGGGAACTATGCTGCATTATATAAAGGGGTTCCCAGTTCGGCTTGCTCCACCCCCACGGTTGTTAACACGGTCGAAGTGCCTCACTTTGATCTCAAGGAAGATTCTTCGTTTTGGATTAACCACAATGTACAG GTTATTATTCGTGTTCGTCCTCTCAATAGCATGGAGCGGTGTACACAAGGGTATAACAGATGCCTGAAGCAAGAAGGCTCTCAGAGCATTACTTGGATTGGGCAACCGGAGAACCGGTTCAACTTTGACCATGTTGCATGTGAAACCATAGACCAG GAAATGATTTTCAGATTGGCTGGTCTTCCAATGGTAGAGAACTGCCTTTCAGGGTATAATAGCTGCATGTTTGCATACGGACAG ACTGGAAGCGGGAAAACATATACAATGCTTGGTGACATTGAAGATTTAGATGTGATGCCTAGTCCTCATCGTGGAATGACACCGCGTATATTTGAGTTTTTGTTTGCCCGGATCCAAGCT GAAGAGGAAAGCCGAAGAGATGAGAGCTTAAAATACAACTGCAAGTGTTCCTTCTTGGAGATTTACAATGAACAAATTACAGATCTACTTGATCCCTCCTCTACTAATTTGCTA ctgCGTGAGGATGTCAAGAAGGGTGTTTACGTTGAAAATTTATCTGAGTTCGAGGTTCAAAGTGTGAGTGACATTATAAGGCTTCTAATTCAG GGTTCTGCTAATAGAAAAGTTGCAGCAACAAATATGAATAGAGAGAGCAGTAGGTCCCATAGTGTTTTTACATGTGTAATTGAGAGCACATGGGAAAAGGATTCTACAACTAATTATCGTTTTGCAAGGTTAAACCTGGTTGATCTGGCTGGCTCAGAAAG ACAGAAGACTTCTGGTGCTGAGGGGGAGCGTTTAAAAGAAGCAGCTAACATCAATAAATCATTATCTACCTTGGG TCATGTTATTATGATACTAGTGGATGTGGCAAATGGGAAGCAGAGGCATATCCCTTACAGAGACTCTAGACTAACTTTTCTTCTTCAG GACTCTCTTGGCGGAAACTCGAAAACAATGATCATTGCCAATGTCAGCCCTTCTATCTG CTGCGCTGCTGAAACATTGAATACACTTAAATTTGCTCAGAGAGCAAAACTTATTCAAAATAAT GCTGTGGTGAACGAAGATTCTACTGGGGATGTAATTGCTTTACAACATCAAATTCGACTTTTGAAG GAAGAGCTTTCTATCCTCAAACGACGTCAGAATGTCTCTAGGTCTTTGTCATTTTCTTTGTCATCGATCAGAGATATAAAACAATCACTAGAACTAGAAGACTGTTGCCTAGAAAATGCAACTGACATGGTTGACCAACATGAAGATAACATGCCGGATTATGAATCCAAGGGCATCAGAATGTCCCACAAACAG TTGCATTCATTGGAGACAACTCTTGCGGGTGCTTTGAGAAGGGAACAAATGGCAGAAATTTCTATTAAGCAACTAGAAGCTGAAATTGAACAATTAAATCGTTTG GTA GTTCGTCAAAGAGAGGAGGACACTAGGAGTTGCAAAATGATGCTTAGGTTTCGCGAAGACAAAATTCATAGATTGGAGTCCCAACTTGCTGGTTCGATTCCTACGGACACATTTTTGCAGGAAGAGAATAAAGCACTTTCTGATGAGATTCAAATACTTCAGAGCAGACTTGACCGAAATCCTGAAGTCACTCGGTTTGCTGTAGAGAATATCAGGCTTCTAGACCAACTTAGAAG ATATCAAGAGTTTTATGAAGAAGGGGAGAGAGAGATTTTATTGACTGAAGTGTCTTCTTTGAGGGATCAG TTGCTTCAATATCATGGAAGAAACTCCATGCAGGGTAATTCAAATCATGATATTCAACCTCAG AAAGCTCAGTGCtgcaataaagaaaataacCTTGTTGATCTAGAG CTAAGAAACACCCTCGATGAGTTACAGGAATGCAGGCGCAATTTAAATTATTGCTTAGAGGAGAATGCAAAACTCAATAG GGAAGTAGACTCTCTTCACTCAATGTTAAGCAGCACAAATAGTACAAAG GTTTCTACCAAAGGACCATTTATTGAAGCTCAGGCAGTTCCAAGGATGGGGGTCAAGCATGAAACTCATCTGTCACAACACACAGATGATATTTTAAATCTGCAGTTGGAATTAGATATAATAAATGTCATTCTGAAGGAAGAGAGGTCTTTCCGTGGCATATTGGAAGAGCAAAAAATATGCTTAAATAAGGATTTTATGATGGCAAAAGACAAGCTTGAGCAAACAAGCAAACAATTAGAAGATGCAAAGGACGAGCTTGGAGAGGCAAAATCTGTCATTGAAGCCTTAGAATTGCAGCAAATATTATCTATCAAAGAGATAGAAGAGATGAGGAACAAGAACAGCCATTTTATGGAGCTTATGGGGAAACAAGAGCATGAAATCATGACCTTGAAGAACCAACTTGCATCTAAAGAGTTCAGAGATAATTTGCTTTCAAATAATCCAGAGTTTGAAAACAAGTCCCCCTTACAGGTAAAACTCAGAAGGATGCATGATTCTCTTGAAAAAGCGAAGCAACTGAACATGTCGTACCAAAGTGATCATGCATTCCAGATATCCAATGAGGAAGAGAGGGATGAAATCCGTCGGCAGGCCGAGGCTGAAACTGTTGAGGTAATTGTCTGTATGCAAGAAGAACTTGCCCAGCTCCAGCATCAAGTAAATGATAGTCATTTGAAGGAAACAGAAATGGAAGAGAGTATGCTGCATCTGGAAACTGAATTGAAGGAGTTGCAGAAAAAAATGCTTACTACTATTGATGATAATAGAAGTTTAAAGGAGGAGCTTGGCCAAAAAGATATAGAACTCACATCACTGGCAGAAGAATGGGAACTGTTAACCTCTGAGATTGAAGAGGTTCTTCTTGATGGATGTGAGGCAATAGTTGATGCCTCTGAAGAACTTGGGAATATAAGGAATTCATTTCCACAGAAAAGGATCTGGATTTCTGAACAAGTTGGCATGATAGTTAGAAAAATTTCTGAGAATGAATTATTAATTGATGAACTTAGAAGATGTTTGGAAGATGCaagcaataaaagaagtgaTATGGAGTGTATGCTGAAGTCCTTAAGAAGTGCAGCGTTAGTCATTACTGAATCCCACCAGAAGGAGTGtgctgaaaatgaaaaagaaattctcCTATTGACCTCACAATTGAGTGAAAAAACATCTACTGTGGCACAACTGAAGGAGCATTTGGTAATGGCAGAAGATCATATCAGAAAAGCATCAAATTGTTCAACAGTGGCTTTTGTAGTTGTGAATAGATTGTCAGAAGTGAATCTTGGTTACCTGGATGATCTAAAGCATAAGGATATTCTGCTTAGTGAATTAGCAGAAACTAATAATAGGAAGGATGTCCTTCTCAGTGACCAATCCACTTCATTTGTTCAAGCAGAGAGACAGATAACAGAGTTGCAGGAAAGATGTAATGATTTATGGCAGAAGCTGTCTGAGGAGCAAGAGCATTCTCGTGCTTTGGAACAAAAGCTTGAAGATATTGAAAAGAATGCCATTTCAAAGACAAGGGAGCAGCTAGTGACATTACAAGATGGTGTCTCTTCAATCAGATCATGCATGGCCTCTTTTGCAGACCATCCAGGAAGTCTTGATAATAGAAATTCATTGGATGCATGCACATCAGACTATGATGATATTGGTGAACAAAGG CATACAAGTTCGGAAACACATCAAAACAGTGATTCAGATCCGCTTTCTGTTGAAGAACATATAGTTGACCTGACTGACTTACAGTTGGTCAAAAGTGGATATGATACGAAagacctgaaatcaagaaaagTTGGCAAGAATGTGCTTGAAAGAGATGCTACTATTAGGCTTTTGAGAAAAGAAATCGAATGTGCTCTTGAAAGCTTAAAAGAAGTGCAATATGAGATGGCCAGAttacatgaagaaaaaaaagagatgtCCGTGTCTGAAAAGAAGAGTCGGCAAAGCATAGAGTGCCTCACAAATCAGATACTTTTCCTGCAAGAAGCTATGTATCACTTTGAGGAGAAATCTAAAGTCAAGATTGATGTACTCAGTCACAAACTTAGAGGCCTGGAGAAACCTCTGAAAGAAGCCAGCTCCCATTGGTACCAAAGGAAAGAG ACACTTGAACTTGAAGTTGGAGAGGCAAAGATCATTCAAGCTCAGAAAGCCCAAGAGGCATCTTGTATTCttgctaaatttgaagaagcACAAGATACAATGAGAGAAGCAGATATTATGATCAATGGATTGGTGATAGCTAATGAGTCAATGAAGATAGATATAGAAAGACTGAAAGACAGAGAAATGACTTTACTCAATGAGAAGGGTACATTAGTCAGCAATATTGAAAGCTTACAAACTGTTGTTGATTTGAAGCATCAGGAGATAGAGAACCTTGTTGAATCAAGTCTAGTAGAAACAAGGGATCTAATTGTTACGTTGGATGATGTCATTAAAGACGTCCAATTGACGATGGCAGAAAATTTCAAGTCTTTAGCTTGTGATTTAGAGTGCTTGAAGTCTCAATGTTTATATTCCACTAAATTGATACAGCCATGGCTTGAGAAGATATGGTCTGAGATAGTTTTTAAAGATTGTGCTATGTCTGTGCTACATCTCTGTCACATGGGTATTTTACTGGAAACAGTAACAGGGATGCATGCAGAAAATGGTTTGCTTTCACACGGCTTGTGTGAATCGAACTCTGTCATAAGTGATTTGAAGGAACATAATTATAGGACAAAGCAAGAGCTTGATATGTGCAGAATCTTGAAAGGGAAACTGCTGGCTGACATCAAGAACAGTTTTGATCGTATTAATAAGAAAGAAGTTGAAGCTGGAGAAATCACCATCAAGCTAAATAATTTTGCTAAAAGCATATCAGACCTACAACTTCAGGAGGAGATGATGCTGCAAAGGTCGAATGAAATGGGATCCCAACTTGCTAAACTGATGAGGGAATTGGATGTGAGTAATACAGATATTGTGACATCCCTTTTAGATCAAGAGAAACTACTGAAACAGAAAGTAGTGGCCATTGAATGTGAGGCCGAATTTTTTATGGCAGATTGGTATGCCAAAGACTTTGAATCACTTATCCATGCATCTGAATTGAAAAATATGTCATGTAATATAGCTAATATGGAGGAGCATTTTGTCAAGTACTCCATATTAATTGAGCAACTGAAGAAAGAAACAATCTTTTCCCAAGTAGAAACTGAGTTTGCAAAACAAATTTTGATGGATAAGGAAGTTGAAGTTTCCCTATTAGAAAGAGAAGTTCAGCAGGGAAAAGTGGAAAGGAAGGACCTAGTAACAGAATTAAACCGGAATGTCTTAAGGATTACAGAGATGGGTGAAGTAAACAAGGTCCTTGAACAAAATATTGAGTTTCTAAAGGATGTTACTTGTTCTAATCATGCATTGAAGGGTGAACTTGTTGAAGCTAACAAGGCAAAGAAAAGACTGCTGGATAGGATTCTTGATCTAGAAGCTGATTATGATAAAGTAATTGGTGATGTCATTGGGAAGGATGTGGCTTCTGAATTTTCTTTCCAACAGGTTTATTTTCTTGAACATCAAAACACAGAGTTAAAGAAAGTAAACTATATGTTGGAAAATTCATCTTGCAGACTAAAGAATGAGCTGAACCTAAAGGATTCGGACTTAACCAGAATGCAGAACTTACTGGAGGTTGAGTTATCCAGAAAGGATGATGTAGTAAAAGGACTGTTGTATGATCTGAGCTTACTACAGGAATCTGCCTCAAACAATAAAGACCAAAAAGATGAAGTTGAAAAAATTGTGGCTACAATGGAGGCATTAGAAGTGGAGCTAGCTGTTAAATCAGGTGAACTTGCTGATGTTGTTGCAAACTGTCAATTGCTTGAAGCTCAGTTGCAGGACAAATCAGACATAATTAGAGCTCTTGAGTTGGATCTCTCAAAAGAACGTGAGGCTCTAGTGTTGCAAGTCAGTGAAAATCAAGAACTTAGAACTCATATTGAAGGCGCCTTGACAGCGAGAAAACTGGCTGACAATGAGCTAACAGAAAGAATGAAGATAACAGAGAGCTTAGAAGATGAAATCCTGGAAATGAACAGTGTTTTTAGCCAAATGAATGATTCATTTAAAAATCTGAGTAGTGATCTGGATGATGTCACTAATGAGAGGGATCAGCTTCAGGGTCAAGTAATTTGCCTCAAAAACAGGCTTGAAAAAGCTGAAGCACAAGCTGAAGCTAATGAAGCAATTGTTCAAGAAGCTCAGAAG GTGGCAGAATCGAGAAAAATTTATGCTGAAGACAGGGAAGAAGAGGTGAAACTTCTAGCGAGATCAGTTGAAGAGCTGGAAAGTACTGTAAATGTACTAGAAAACCAA GTTGACATCCTTAAAGGAGAAGCAGAACGACAGAGGCTACAACGAGAAGATCTAGAGTTGGAGCTACATGCATTAAAAGATCAGATGCAAAATGTCAGAAATGTCGATGGTGACATGAGAAG atttttggatgaaaaagagaaaagcctCAATGAAGCCCTAAATCACATACAGGTTCTTAAGAGGGAGTTAGCAGGAAAGGATGCAGAG ATTCGACAAATAAAAGCTCATATTTCAGAGCTAAATTTGCATGCTGAAGCACAGGCCATGGAGTACAAGCAGAAA TTCAAAGCATTGGAAGCCATGGCTGAGCAAGTCAAACCGGAGGGCCTTTCTAGTCATTCCACCAGTGCTAATTCCCACAATGCATTGTCAAACAAGTCTGAGAAGAATGCCACCAAGTCTCGAGGTTCTAGTTCTCCTTTCAAATGCATTGGGTTGGGCTTGGCACAACAGGTAAAATATGAGAAGGTTGAAGAGCTGTCTGCTGCAAGACTGCGCATTGAAGAACTAGAAGCCCAGGCAGCATGTCGACAGAGAGAG ATATTTGCACTGAATGCCAAATTAGCATCTGCTGAGAGCATGACACATGATGTAATTCGAGACTTACTTGGAGTGAAGTTGGATATGACCTCTTATGCG TCACTAATTGATGATGAACAAGCGGAGAAGATTACAGAGAAAGTTAAATTTCTTACTCTGGAGTCTCAAGACAAG GAGGTTATTAAGCTAAAGAAGCAGCTGAATGAATTCATTGAAGAGAGACAAGG ATGGCTACAAGAAATGGATAGGAAACAATCAGAGTTGGTAGCTGTCCAAATTGCATTGGAAAACCTTCGGCAGCGAGATCAGTtactaaaaacagaaaatgaaatgcTGAAG ATTGAAAATGCAAGTAAGAAGAATAAAGTAGTGGAACTGgaggaagaaattaaaaagttgtCTGGTCAGCAAAACCTTCAGCAGCGTATTCATCACCATGCTAAAATTAAG GAGGAAAATAACAAGTTAAAGATACAGAACGAAGAACTCAGTGCAAAGCTCCGGAAGTCAGACATCTTCCATTCGCGTGTCAAAGAAGACCTTGCACGTCTTCGTGCTTCTACTGGCGCAAAAAAAAGCATTAATTTGGATGAGGAACAACGTCTGATGATAAAGCTGAAG GAGATCGAGGAAGAGAAAGTACAACTAGCCCAGCAATTACTGAGATTGTCCACTAATGTTCTAAAG GTGGCTGGAATAGCAAGACCAACATCAGATGTAAATCCTTCTATGGCTGAGGAAGCCCTACAGGACCTCAAGAATAGGATAACTACCCTGGAAATGGAACAAGAAGATTTGAAGTTTAAG aataaaattattaaggaAAAGATTCGATTATCCGAGCTCATGCCACAAGCTTCTCCTTTGAACCCGAGATCTGAGGAGAATCGTTTAACTCCACCAAGGGTTTCCCTGGCTCCATTCCTTTCCAGTTTTGATCGATAG